In a genomic window of Streptomyces sp. SJL17-4:
- a CDS encoding heavy-metal-associated domain-containing protein: protein MGSCCTPDNSCSTTTETTAVAVADSTVTVYAVSGMTCGHCKTAITKSVSALDGVISVDVDVAGGLVTVTTGGEPDDAAITAAVDDAGYELTGRA from the coding sequence ATGGGCTCCTGCTGCACCCCCGACAACAGCTGCTCGACCACCACGGAGACCACCGCCGTCGCGGTCGCCGACAGCACCGTCACGGTCTACGCCGTCTCCGGCATGACCTGCGGCCACTGCAAGACCGCGATCACCAAGTCCGTCAGCGCGCTCGACGGCGTCATCTCCGTCGACGTCGACGTCGCCGGCGGCCTCGTCACCGTGACCACGGGCGGCGAGCCCGACGACGCGGCCATCACCGCGGCGGTCGACGACGCGGGCTACGAGCTCACCGGCCGCGCCTGA